One Panicum virgatum strain AP13 chromosome 9K, P.virgatum_v5, whole genome shotgun sequence genomic region harbors:
- the LOC120647120 gene encoding tubulin--tyrosine ligase-like protein 12 isoform X4, translating into MSRAAAATDGRIRRYEDFARVHAYLLAAAGIPPSLHERLYRKLADEVFDGGEVFAVDPCEGGRQRRLVLASEEPLGKESDVFLVDHAWSFRLADALKQLREVPGLAERMAALMCVDLDRNIETEESDEQDGEKSGSLEHVLQVVETEMARVQERGTDSAAWLELEELGIDDDMLVTLDLSAKFPNLVALNLWGNRLQDTEKVMQEIRKCPKLKALWLNETPVLGKGIDKSVLDSLSGLEIYNSRFTSKAGEWALSFCADIVGADNPCSFVESTLLDSIATIDLSDRCIHKLPEAFSPSKLPSLSKLNIRGNPLDQISADDLLKLLSGFTQLQELEVDIPGPLGNSAISIIESLPNLSFLNGVNSSSIIESGKHIVDSALQPRLPEWSPEESLTERVIGAMWLYLMTYRLADEEKIDETPVWYVMDELGSAMRHSDIPNFRIAPFLFMPEGKLASAISYTVLWPTHDVHTGEECTRDFLFGIGEEKQRSARLTAWFHTPENYFIQEFRRYQEQLQSNSICSSTKIKEAPSTKSVRPNDGHALRVYTDIPHVEEFLTRPEFVFTTDPKEADIIWVSMQVDSEVKKAIGLTDKQYTNQFPFEAWLVMKHHLAETIHKAWGSPEWLQPTYNLETHLSQLIGDYCMRKQDGLDNLWIMKPWNMARTIDTTVTGDLSAIIRLMETGPKICQKYIERPALFQGRKFDLRYIILVRSIRPLEIFLSDVFWVRLANNQYTLEKTSFFEYETHFTVMNYIGRMNHMNTPEFVKEFEREHQVKWLEIHESIRSMIRCVFESAAAVHPEMQNPFSRAIYGVDVMLDSRFKPKILEVTYCPDCGRACKYDTQALVVTLPLAKIECLGR; encoded by the exons ATGTCGCGGGCGGCCGCTGCAACCGACGGCCGCATCCGGAGATACGAGGACTTTGCGCGGGTGCACGCGTACCTGCTGGCCGCGGCCGGCATCCCGCCGTCGCTGCACGAGCGGCTGTACCGCAAGCTCGCGGACGAGGTCTTCGACGGCGGGGAGGTCTTCGCCGTCGATCCCTGCGAGGGAGGGAGGCAGAGGCGCCTCGTGCTCGCCTCCGAGGAACCGCTTGGGAAGGAGTCCGATGTCTTCCTCGTCGACCACGCGTGGTCCTTCCGCCTCGCCGATGCGCTCAAGCAG TTGCGGGAAGTACCAGGATTGGCTGAAAGGATGGCGGCATTGATGTGTGTGGATTTGGACCGGAACATCGAAACTGAAGAGTCAGATGAGCAGGACGGTGAGAAGAGTGGGAGCTTGGAACATGTCTTACAAGTAGTGGAGACAGAAATGGCTAGAGTACAGGAAAGGGGAACTGATTCTGCAGCATGGCTGGAACTTGAGGAACTTGGAATTGACGATGACATGCTAGTAACCTTGGATCTATCTGCGAAATTTCCG AATCTGGTAGCTCTCAACCTTTGGGGAAACAGGCTGCAGGATACAGAGAAAGTCATGCAAGAAATCAGGAAGTGTCCAAAGCTAAAGGCACTTTGGTTGAATGAAACTCCTGTTCTTGGCAAAGG TATTGACAAATCGGTTCTAGATAGTCTCTCTGGATTGGAAATATACAATTCACGTTTTACGAGTAAAGCTGGAGAGTGGGCATTAAGTTTCTGTGCTGACATTGTTGGAGCAGATAATCCCTGTTCCTTTGTGGAAAGCACATTGTTGGATAGTATTGCCACTATCGATCTTTCCGATAGGTGCATTCACAAGCTACCAGAG GCTTTCTCTCCTAGTAAATTGCCATCTCTGTCAAAATTGAACATTCGTGGTAATCCTCTGGATCAAATTTCTGCTGACGATCTCCTTAAGCTACTTAGTGGATTTACTCAGTTACAAGAGTTGGAG GTTGACATTCCTGGTCCTCTGGGAAACAGTGCAATTTCCATTATTGAGTCTCTTCCTAATTTATCGTTTCTAAATGGTGTGAATTCTTCAAGTATAATAGAGAGTGGGAAGCATATAGTTGACTCTGCACTTCAACCGCGGCTTCCAGAATGGTCACCAGAAGAATCCCTCACTGAAAGAGTTATTGGTGCAATGTGGTTGTATCTTATGACATACCGGCTTGCTGATGAAGAAAAGATTGATGAAACACCTGTCTG GTACGTCATGGACGAGTTGGGCTCAGCCATGCGCCACAGTGATATTCCAAACTTCAGAATAGCTCCATTCTTGTTCATGCCAGAAGGGAAACTAGCCTCTGCTATAAG TTACACAGTTCTGTGGCCCACCCATGATGTTCATACTGGAGAAGAGTGTACCCGGGATTTCTTGTTCGGTATTGGCGAGGAGAAACAACGTTCAGCTAGGCTTACAGCTTGGTTTCACACACCAGAGAACTACTTTATTCAG GAATTCAGGAGGTACCAGGAACAACTACAATCAAATAGCATTTGTTCTTCGACAAAAATTAAAGAGGCACCCTCAACCAAAAGTGTACGTCCAAATGATGGCCATGCACTACGAGTATATACTGACATACCTCATGTAGAGGAGTTTTTAACACGTCCAGAGTTTGTTTTCA CAACTGATCCAAAGGAGGCGGACATCATCTGGGTAAGTATGCAAGTGGATTCGGAAGTAAAGAAGGCAATAGGGCTTACGGACAAACAATACACAAATCAATTTCCTTTTGAAGCTTGGCTGGTCATGAAGCACCACCTAGCGGAGACCATCCACAAG GCATGGGGCTCACCTGAATGGCTTCAACCTACATATAACCTGGAGACCCATCTGTCTCAACTGATTGGTGACTATTGCATGAGGAAACAAGATGGCCTGGACAACTTATGGATCATGAAGCCTTGGAACATGGCAAGAACTATTGACACCACAGTTACTGGTGATTTATCTGCTATCATCAGACTTATGGAGACAGGTCCCAAGATATGCCAAAAATATATAGAACGCCCTGCCCTTTTCCAAGGAAGGAAGTTCGATCTTCGGTACATTATTTTGGTCCGCAGTATACGCCCTTTGGAGATATTTCTTTCTGATGTTTTCTGG GTTAGGTTAGCAAACAATCAGTACACTTTGGAAAAGACTAGCTTTTTCGAGTATGAGACCCATTTCACTGTGATG AATTATATTGGAAGGATGAACCATATGAACACGCCAGAGTTTGTCAAGGAGTTTGAGAGGGAGCACCAAG TTAAATGGCTGGAGATCCATGAAAGCATACGTTCTATGATACGGTGTGTTTTTGAGTCGGCTGCTGCTGTTCATCCTGAGATGCAGAACCCTTTCTCCAGGGCCATCTATGGGGTAGACGTTATGCTTGATAGCAGATTCAAGCCAAAGATTTTAGAG GTGACTTACTGTCCAGACTGCGGGAGAGCGTGCAAGTATGACACACAAGCTCTGGTAGTCACGTTGCCGTTGGCCAAG ATCGAGTGCCTTGGAAGGTAA
- the LOC120647120 gene encoding tubulin--tyrosine ligase-like protein 12 isoform X3, producing MSRAAAATDGRIRRYEDFARVHAYLLAAAGIPPSLHERLYRKLADEVFDGGEVFAVDPCEGGRQRRLVLASEEPLGKESDVFLVDHAWSFRLADALKQLREVPGLAERMAALMCVDLDRNIETEESDEQDGEKSGSLEHVLQVVETEMARVQERGTDSAAWLELEELGIDDDMLVTLDLSAKFPNLVALNLWGNRLQDTEKVMQEIRKCPKLKALWLNETPVLGKGIDKSVLDSLSGLEIYNSRFTSKAGEWALSFCADIVGADNPCSFVESTLLDSIATIDLSDRCIHKLPEAFSPSKLPSLSKLNIRGNPLDQISADDLLKLLSGFTQLQELEVDIPGPLGNSAISIIESLPNLSFLNGVNSSSIIESGKHIVDSALQPRLPEWSPEESLTERVIGAMWLYLMTYRLADEEKIDETPVWYVMDELGSAMRHSDIPNFRIAPFLFMPEGKLASAISYTVLWPTHDVHTGEECTRDFLFGIGEEKQRSARLTAWFHTPENYFIQEFRRYQEQLQSNSICSSTKIKEAPSTKSVRPNDGHALRVYTDIPHVEEFLTRPEFVFTTDPKEADIIWVSMQVDSEVKKAIGLTDKQYTNQFPFEAWLVMKHHLAETIHKAWGSPEWLQPTYNLETHLSQLIGDYCMRKQDGLDNLWIMKPWNMARTIDTTVTGDLSAIIRLMETGPKICQKYIERPALFQGRKFDLRYIILVRSIRPLEIFLSDVFWVRLANNQYTLEKTSFFEYETHFTVMNYIGRMNHMNTPEFVKEFEREHQVKWLEIHESIRSMIRCVFESAAAVHPEMQNPFSRAIYGVDVMLDSRFKPKILEVTYCPDCGRACKYDTQALVVTLPLAKFLGYSLLLKK from the exons ATGTCGCGGGCGGCCGCTGCAACCGACGGCCGCATCCGGAGATACGAGGACTTTGCGCGGGTGCACGCGTACCTGCTGGCCGCGGCCGGCATCCCGCCGTCGCTGCACGAGCGGCTGTACCGCAAGCTCGCGGACGAGGTCTTCGACGGCGGGGAGGTCTTCGCCGTCGATCCCTGCGAGGGAGGGAGGCAGAGGCGCCTCGTGCTCGCCTCCGAGGAACCGCTTGGGAAGGAGTCCGATGTCTTCCTCGTCGACCACGCGTGGTCCTTCCGCCTCGCCGATGCGCTCAAGCAG TTGCGGGAAGTACCAGGATTGGCTGAAAGGATGGCGGCATTGATGTGTGTGGATTTGGACCGGAACATCGAAACTGAAGAGTCAGATGAGCAGGACGGTGAGAAGAGTGGGAGCTTGGAACATGTCTTACAAGTAGTGGAGACAGAAATGGCTAGAGTACAGGAAAGGGGAACTGATTCTGCAGCATGGCTGGAACTTGAGGAACTTGGAATTGACGATGACATGCTAGTAACCTTGGATCTATCTGCGAAATTTCCG AATCTGGTAGCTCTCAACCTTTGGGGAAACAGGCTGCAGGATACAGAGAAAGTCATGCAAGAAATCAGGAAGTGTCCAAAGCTAAAGGCACTTTGGTTGAATGAAACTCCTGTTCTTGGCAAAGG TATTGACAAATCGGTTCTAGATAGTCTCTCTGGATTGGAAATATACAATTCACGTTTTACGAGTAAAGCTGGAGAGTGGGCATTAAGTTTCTGTGCTGACATTGTTGGAGCAGATAATCCCTGTTCCTTTGTGGAAAGCACATTGTTGGATAGTATTGCCACTATCGATCTTTCCGATAGGTGCATTCACAAGCTACCAGAG GCTTTCTCTCCTAGTAAATTGCCATCTCTGTCAAAATTGAACATTCGTGGTAATCCTCTGGATCAAATTTCTGCTGACGATCTCCTTAAGCTACTTAGTGGATTTACTCAGTTACAAGAGTTGGAG GTTGACATTCCTGGTCCTCTGGGAAACAGTGCAATTTCCATTATTGAGTCTCTTCCTAATTTATCGTTTCTAAATGGTGTGAATTCTTCAAGTATAATAGAGAGTGGGAAGCATATAGTTGACTCTGCACTTCAACCGCGGCTTCCAGAATGGTCACCAGAAGAATCCCTCACTGAAAGAGTTATTGGTGCAATGTGGTTGTATCTTATGACATACCGGCTTGCTGATGAAGAAAAGATTGATGAAACACCTGTCTG GTACGTCATGGACGAGTTGGGCTCAGCCATGCGCCACAGTGATATTCCAAACTTCAGAATAGCTCCATTCTTGTTCATGCCAGAAGGGAAACTAGCCTCTGCTATAAG TTACACAGTTCTGTGGCCCACCCATGATGTTCATACTGGAGAAGAGTGTACCCGGGATTTCTTGTTCGGTATTGGCGAGGAGAAACAACGTTCAGCTAGGCTTACAGCTTGGTTTCACACACCAGAGAACTACTTTATTCAG GAATTCAGGAGGTACCAGGAACAACTACAATCAAATAGCATTTGTTCTTCGACAAAAATTAAAGAGGCACCCTCAACCAAAAGTGTACGTCCAAATGATGGCCATGCACTACGAGTATATACTGACATACCTCATGTAGAGGAGTTTTTAACACGTCCAGAGTTTGTTTTCA CAACTGATCCAAAGGAGGCGGACATCATCTGGGTAAGTATGCAAGTGGATTCGGAAGTAAAGAAGGCAATAGGGCTTACGGACAAACAATACACAAATCAATTTCCTTTTGAAGCTTGGCTGGTCATGAAGCACCACCTAGCGGAGACCATCCACAAG GCATGGGGCTCACCTGAATGGCTTCAACCTACATATAACCTGGAGACCCATCTGTCTCAACTGATTGGTGACTATTGCATGAGGAAACAAGATGGCCTGGACAACTTATGGATCATGAAGCCTTGGAACATGGCAAGAACTATTGACACCACAGTTACTGGTGATTTATCTGCTATCATCAGACTTATGGAGACAGGTCCCAAGATATGCCAAAAATATATAGAACGCCCTGCCCTTTTCCAAGGAAGGAAGTTCGATCTTCGGTACATTATTTTGGTCCGCAGTATACGCCCTTTGGAGATATTTCTTTCTGATGTTTTCTGG GTTAGGTTAGCAAACAATCAGTACACTTTGGAAAAGACTAGCTTTTTCGAGTATGAGACCCATTTCACTGTGATG AATTATATTGGAAGGATGAACCATATGAACACGCCAGAGTTTGTCAAGGAGTTTGAGAGGGAGCACCAAG TTAAATGGCTGGAGATCCATGAAAGCATACGTTCTATGATACGGTGTGTTTTTGAGTCGGCTGCTGCTGTTCATCCTGAGATGCAGAACCCTTTCTCCAGGGCCATCTATGGGGTAGACGTTATGCTTGATAGCAGATTCAAGCCAAAGATTTTAGAG GTGACTTACTGTCCAGACTGCGGGAGAGCGTGCAAGTATGACACACAAGCTCTGGTAGTCACGTTGCCGTTGGCCAAG TTTCTCGGATATTCCCTATTGCTGAAGAAATGA
- the LOC120647120 gene encoding tubulin--tyrosine ligase-like protein 12 isoform X5 translates to MSRAAAATDGRIRRYEDFARVHAYLLAAAGIPPSLHERLYRKLADEVFDGGEVFAVDPCEGGRQRRLVLASEEPLGKESDVFLVDHAWSFRLADALKQLREVPGLAERMAALMCVDLDRNIETEESDEQDGEKSGSLEHVLQVVETEMARVQERGTDSAAWLELEELGIDDDMLVTLDLSAKFPNLVALNLWGNRLQDTEKVMQEIRKCPKLKALWLNETPVLGKGIDKSVLDSLSGLEIYNSRFTSKAGEWALSFCADIVGADNPCSFVESTLLDSIATIDLSDRCIHKLPEAFSPSKLPSLSKLNIRGNPLDQISADDLLKLLSGFTQLQELEVDIPGPLGNSAISIIESLPNLSFLNGVNSSSIIESGKHIVDSALQPRLPEWSPEESLTERVIGAMWLYLMTYRLADEEKIDETPVWYVMDELGSAMRHSDIPNFRIAPFLFMPEGKLASAISYTVLWPTHDVHTGEECTRDFLFGIGEEKQRSARLTAWFHTPENYFIQEFRRYQEQLQSNSICSSTKIKEAPSTKSVRPNDGHALRVYTDIPHVEEFLTRPEFVFTTDPKEADIIWVSMQVDSEVKKAIGLTDKQYTNQFPFEAWLVMKHHLAETIHKAWGSPEWLQPTYNLETHLSQLIGDYCMRKQDGLDNLWIMKPWNMARTIDTTVTGDLSAIIRLMETGPKICQKYIERPALFQGRKFDLRYIILVRSIRPLEIFLSDVFWVRLANNQYTLEKTSFFEYETHFTVMNYIGRMNHMNTPEFVKEFEREHQVKWLEIHESIRSMIRCVFESAAAVHPEMQNPFSRAIYGVDVMLDSRFKPKILEVTYCPDCGRACKYDTQALVVTLPLAKP, encoded by the exons ATGTCGCGGGCGGCCGCTGCAACCGACGGCCGCATCCGGAGATACGAGGACTTTGCGCGGGTGCACGCGTACCTGCTGGCCGCGGCCGGCATCCCGCCGTCGCTGCACGAGCGGCTGTACCGCAAGCTCGCGGACGAGGTCTTCGACGGCGGGGAGGTCTTCGCCGTCGATCCCTGCGAGGGAGGGAGGCAGAGGCGCCTCGTGCTCGCCTCCGAGGAACCGCTTGGGAAGGAGTCCGATGTCTTCCTCGTCGACCACGCGTGGTCCTTCCGCCTCGCCGATGCGCTCAAGCAG TTGCGGGAAGTACCAGGATTGGCTGAAAGGATGGCGGCATTGATGTGTGTGGATTTGGACCGGAACATCGAAACTGAAGAGTCAGATGAGCAGGACGGTGAGAAGAGTGGGAGCTTGGAACATGTCTTACAAGTAGTGGAGACAGAAATGGCTAGAGTACAGGAAAGGGGAACTGATTCTGCAGCATGGCTGGAACTTGAGGAACTTGGAATTGACGATGACATGCTAGTAACCTTGGATCTATCTGCGAAATTTCCG AATCTGGTAGCTCTCAACCTTTGGGGAAACAGGCTGCAGGATACAGAGAAAGTCATGCAAGAAATCAGGAAGTGTCCAAAGCTAAAGGCACTTTGGTTGAATGAAACTCCTGTTCTTGGCAAAGG TATTGACAAATCGGTTCTAGATAGTCTCTCTGGATTGGAAATATACAATTCACGTTTTACGAGTAAAGCTGGAGAGTGGGCATTAAGTTTCTGTGCTGACATTGTTGGAGCAGATAATCCCTGTTCCTTTGTGGAAAGCACATTGTTGGATAGTATTGCCACTATCGATCTTTCCGATAGGTGCATTCACAAGCTACCAGAG GCTTTCTCTCCTAGTAAATTGCCATCTCTGTCAAAATTGAACATTCGTGGTAATCCTCTGGATCAAATTTCTGCTGACGATCTCCTTAAGCTACTTAGTGGATTTACTCAGTTACAAGAGTTGGAG GTTGACATTCCTGGTCCTCTGGGAAACAGTGCAATTTCCATTATTGAGTCTCTTCCTAATTTATCGTTTCTAAATGGTGTGAATTCTTCAAGTATAATAGAGAGTGGGAAGCATATAGTTGACTCTGCACTTCAACCGCGGCTTCCAGAATGGTCACCAGAAGAATCCCTCACTGAAAGAGTTATTGGTGCAATGTGGTTGTATCTTATGACATACCGGCTTGCTGATGAAGAAAAGATTGATGAAACACCTGTCTG GTACGTCATGGACGAGTTGGGCTCAGCCATGCGCCACAGTGATATTCCAAACTTCAGAATAGCTCCATTCTTGTTCATGCCAGAAGGGAAACTAGCCTCTGCTATAAG TTACACAGTTCTGTGGCCCACCCATGATGTTCATACTGGAGAAGAGTGTACCCGGGATTTCTTGTTCGGTATTGGCGAGGAGAAACAACGTTCAGCTAGGCTTACAGCTTGGTTTCACACACCAGAGAACTACTTTATTCAG GAATTCAGGAGGTACCAGGAACAACTACAATCAAATAGCATTTGTTCTTCGACAAAAATTAAAGAGGCACCCTCAACCAAAAGTGTACGTCCAAATGATGGCCATGCACTACGAGTATATACTGACATACCTCATGTAGAGGAGTTTTTAACACGTCCAGAGTTTGTTTTCA CAACTGATCCAAAGGAGGCGGACATCATCTGGGTAAGTATGCAAGTGGATTCGGAAGTAAAGAAGGCAATAGGGCTTACGGACAAACAATACACAAATCAATTTCCTTTTGAAGCTTGGCTGGTCATGAAGCACCACCTAGCGGAGACCATCCACAAG GCATGGGGCTCACCTGAATGGCTTCAACCTACATATAACCTGGAGACCCATCTGTCTCAACTGATTGGTGACTATTGCATGAGGAAACAAGATGGCCTGGACAACTTATGGATCATGAAGCCTTGGAACATGGCAAGAACTATTGACACCACAGTTACTGGTGATTTATCTGCTATCATCAGACTTATGGAGACAGGTCCCAAGATATGCCAAAAATATATAGAACGCCCTGCCCTTTTCCAAGGAAGGAAGTTCGATCTTCGGTACATTATTTTGGTCCGCAGTATACGCCCTTTGGAGATATTTCTTTCTGATGTTTTCTGG GTTAGGTTAGCAAACAATCAGTACACTTTGGAAAAGACTAGCTTTTTCGAGTATGAGACCCATTTCACTGTGATG AATTATATTGGAAGGATGAACCATATGAACACGCCAGAGTTTGTCAAGGAGTTTGAGAGGGAGCACCAAG TTAAATGGCTGGAGATCCATGAAAGCATACGTTCTATGATACGGTGTGTTTTTGAGTCGGCTGCTGCTGTTCATCCTGAGATGCAGAACCCTTTCTCCAGGGCCATCTATGGGGTAGACGTTATGCTTGATAGCAGATTCAAGCCAAAGATTTTAGAG GTGACTTACTGTCCAGACTGCGGGAGAGCGTGCAAGTATGACACACAAGCTCTGGTAGTCACGTTGCCGTTGGCCAAG CCATAG
- the LOC120647120 gene encoding tubulin--tyrosine ligase-like protein 12 isoform X2, with product MSRAAAATDGRIRRYEDFARVHAYLLAAAGIPPSLHERLYRKLADEVFDGGEVFAVDPCEGGRQRRLVLASEEPLGKESDVFLVDHAWSFRLADALKQLREVPGLAERMAALMCVDLDRNIETEESDEQDGEKSGSLEHVLQVVETEMARVQERGTDSAAWLELEELGIDDDMLVTLDLSAKFPNLVALNLWGNRLQDTEKVMQEIRKCPKLKALWLNETPVLGKGIDKSVLDSLSGLEIYNSRFTSKAGEWALSFCADIVGADNPCSFVESTLLDSIATIDLSDRCIHKLPEAFSPSKLPSLSKLNIRGNPLDQISADDLLKLLSGFTQLQELEVDIPGPLGNSAISIIESLPNLSFLNGVNSSSIIESGKHIVDSALQPRLPEWSPEESLTERVIGAMWLYLMTYRLADEEKIDETPVWYVMDELGSAMRHSDIPNFRIAPFLFMPEGKLASAISYTVLWPTHDVHTGEECTRDFLFGIGEEKQRSARLTAWFHTPENYFIQEFRRYQEQLQSNSICSSTKIKEAPSTKSVRPNDGHALRVYTDIPHVEEFLTRPEFVFTTDPKEADIIWVSMQVDSEVKKAIGLTDKQYTNQFPFEAWLVMKHHLAETIHKAWGSPEWLQPTYNLETHLSQLIGDYCMRKQDGLDNLWIMKPWNMARTIDTTVTGDLSAIIRLMETGPKICQKYIERPALFQGRKFDLRYIILVRSIRPLEIFLSDVFWVRLANNQYTLEKTSFFEYETHFTVMNYIGRMNHMNTPEFVKEFEREHQVKWLEIHESIRSMIRCVFESAAAVHPEMQNPFSRAIYGVDVMLDSRFKPKILEVTYCPDCGRACKYDTQALVVTLPLAKVTAIIIKDPLSGTEN from the exons ATGTCGCGGGCGGCCGCTGCAACCGACGGCCGCATCCGGAGATACGAGGACTTTGCGCGGGTGCACGCGTACCTGCTGGCCGCGGCCGGCATCCCGCCGTCGCTGCACGAGCGGCTGTACCGCAAGCTCGCGGACGAGGTCTTCGACGGCGGGGAGGTCTTCGCCGTCGATCCCTGCGAGGGAGGGAGGCAGAGGCGCCTCGTGCTCGCCTCCGAGGAACCGCTTGGGAAGGAGTCCGATGTCTTCCTCGTCGACCACGCGTGGTCCTTCCGCCTCGCCGATGCGCTCAAGCAG TTGCGGGAAGTACCAGGATTGGCTGAAAGGATGGCGGCATTGATGTGTGTGGATTTGGACCGGAACATCGAAACTGAAGAGTCAGATGAGCAGGACGGTGAGAAGAGTGGGAGCTTGGAACATGTCTTACAAGTAGTGGAGACAGAAATGGCTAGAGTACAGGAAAGGGGAACTGATTCTGCAGCATGGCTGGAACTTGAGGAACTTGGAATTGACGATGACATGCTAGTAACCTTGGATCTATCTGCGAAATTTCCG AATCTGGTAGCTCTCAACCTTTGGGGAAACAGGCTGCAGGATACAGAGAAAGTCATGCAAGAAATCAGGAAGTGTCCAAAGCTAAAGGCACTTTGGTTGAATGAAACTCCTGTTCTTGGCAAAGG TATTGACAAATCGGTTCTAGATAGTCTCTCTGGATTGGAAATATACAATTCACGTTTTACGAGTAAAGCTGGAGAGTGGGCATTAAGTTTCTGTGCTGACATTGTTGGAGCAGATAATCCCTGTTCCTTTGTGGAAAGCACATTGTTGGATAGTATTGCCACTATCGATCTTTCCGATAGGTGCATTCACAAGCTACCAGAG GCTTTCTCTCCTAGTAAATTGCCATCTCTGTCAAAATTGAACATTCGTGGTAATCCTCTGGATCAAATTTCTGCTGACGATCTCCTTAAGCTACTTAGTGGATTTACTCAGTTACAAGAGTTGGAG GTTGACATTCCTGGTCCTCTGGGAAACAGTGCAATTTCCATTATTGAGTCTCTTCCTAATTTATCGTTTCTAAATGGTGTGAATTCTTCAAGTATAATAGAGAGTGGGAAGCATATAGTTGACTCTGCACTTCAACCGCGGCTTCCAGAATGGTCACCAGAAGAATCCCTCACTGAAAGAGTTATTGGTGCAATGTGGTTGTATCTTATGACATACCGGCTTGCTGATGAAGAAAAGATTGATGAAACACCTGTCTG GTACGTCATGGACGAGTTGGGCTCAGCCATGCGCCACAGTGATATTCCAAACTTCAGAATAGCTCCATTCTTGTTCATGCCAGAAGGGAAACTAGCCTCTGCTATAAG TTACACAGTTCTGTGGCCCACCCATGATGTTCATACTGGAGAAGAGTGTACCCGGGATTTCTTGTTCGGTATTGGCGAGGAGAAACAACGTTCAGCTAGGCTTACAGCTTGGTTTCACACACCAGAGAACTACTTTATTCAG GAATTCAGGAGGTACCAGGAACAACTACAATCAAATAGCATTTGTTCTTCGACAAAAATTAAAGAGGCACCCTCAACCAAAAGTGTACGTCCAAATGATGGCCATGCACTACGAGTATATACTGACATACCTCATGTAGAGGAGTTTTTAACACGTCCAGAGTTTGTTTTCA CAACTGATCCAAAGGAGGCGGACATCATCTGGGTAAGTATGCAAGTGGATTCGGAAGTAAAGAAGGCAATAGGGCTTACGGACAAACAATACACAAATCAATTTCCTTTTGAAGCTTGGCTGGTCATGAAGCACCACCTAGCGGAGACCATCCACAAG GCATGGGGCTCACCTGAATGGCTTCAACCTACATATAACCTGGAGACCCATCTGTCTCAACTGATTGGTGACTATTGCATGAGGAAACAAGATGGCCTGGACAACTTATGGATCATGAAGCCTTGGAACATGGCAAGAACTATTGACACCACAGTTACTGGTGATTTATCTGCTATCATCAGACTTATGGAGACAGGTCCCAAGATATGCCAAAAATATATAGAACGCCCTGCCCTTTTCCAAGGAAGGAAGTTCGATCTTCGGTACATTATTTTGGTCCGCAGTATACGCCCTTTGGAGATATTTCTTTCTGATGTTTTCTGG GTTAGGTTAGCAAACAATCAGTACACTTTGGAAAAGACTAGCTTTTTCGAGTATGAGACCCATTTCACTGTGATG AATTATATTGGAAGGATGAACCATATGAACACGCCAGAGTTTGTCAAGGAGTTTGAGAGGGAGCACCAAG TTAAATGGCTGGAGATCCATGAAAGCATACGTTCTATGATACGGTGTGTTTTTGAGTCGGCTGCTGCTGTTCATCCTGAGATGCAGAACCCTTTCTCCAGGGCCATCTATGGGGTAGACGTTATGCTTGATAGCAGATTCAAGCCAAAGATTTTAGAG GTGACTTACTGTCCAGACTGCGGGAGAGCGTGCAAGTATGACACACAAGCTCTGGTAGTCACGTTGCCGTTGGCCAAG GTTACAGCGATAATCATCAAGGATCCTCTTAGCGGAACTGAAAATTGA